One stretch of Clavibacter michiganensis DNA includes these proteins:
- a CDS encoding glutamine synthetase family protein, protein MDKQRDFVLRTIEERGIKFVRLWFTDVTGTLKSVAIAPAEVEGAFAEGLGFDGSAIEGLTRSYEADMLAHPDPTTFQILPWRGEIDPTARMFCDISTPDGQPAIADPRNVLKRTLEKAADRGFTFYTHPEIEFYLLKSSEFGVDGPEPVDAAGYFDNVPGGTAHDFRRRSVRMLEDLGISVEFSHHEAGPGQNEIDLRYADALTTADNIMTFRTVIKEVAIEQGVYATFMPKPLAAHPGSGMHTHMSLFEGDVNAFYASGAEYQLSTIGRQFIAGLLKHAPEITAVTNQFVNSYKRLWGGGEAPSFVTWGHNNRSALVRVPLYKPNKGNSSRVEYRAIDSAANPYLSFSLMLAAGLKGIEEGYELPAEAEDNVWTLSDAERRALGYAPLPSSLDHAVQIMERSELVAETLGEQVFNYVLLNKRQEWRDYRAQVTPYELRSNLEML, encoded by the coding sequence ATGGACAAGCAGCGTGACTTCGTCCTGCGGACGATCGAGGAGCGCGGGATCAAGTTCGTGCGCCTGTGGTTCACCGACGTGACCGGCACGTTGAAGTCGGTGGCGATCGCCCCGGCGGAGGTCGAGGGCGCGTTCGCGGAGGGCCTCGGATTCGACGGCTCGGCCATCGAGGGCCTCACCCGGTCGTACGAGGCCGACATGCTGGCCCACCCGGATCCGACGACGTTCCAGATCCTCCCGTGGCGCGGCGAGATCGACCCCACCGCGCGCATGTTCTGCGACATCTCGACGCCCGACGGGCAGCCGGCGATCGCGGATCCCCGCAACGTCCTGAAGCGCACGCTGGAGAAGGCGGCCGACCGCGGCTTCACCTTCTACACGCACCCGGAGATCGAGTTCTACCTCCTCAAGTCGAGCGAGTTCGGCGTCGACGGCCCGGAGCCGGTGGACGCGGCCGGGTACTTCGACAACGTCCCCGGCGGCACGGCGCACGACTTCCGCCGCCGCTCGGTGCGCATGCTCGAGGACCTCGGCATCTCCGTCGAGTTCAGCCACCACGAGGCGGGCCCCGGCCAGAACGAGATCGACCTCCGCTACGCGGACGCGCTCACCACGGCCGACAACATCATGACGTTCCGCACGGTCATCAAGGAGGTGGCCATCGAGCAGGGCGTCTACGCGACGTTCATGCCGAAGCCGCTCGCGGCGCACCCCGGCAGCGGGATGCACACGCACATGTCGCTCTTCGAGGGCGACGTCAACGCGTTCTACGCGTCCGGCGCCGAGTACCAGCTCTCCACGATCGGCCGCCAGTTCATCGCCGGACTGCTCAAGCACGCACCCGAGATCACGGCGGTGACGAACCAGTTCGTGAACTCCTACAAGCGGCTCTGGGGCGGCGGCGAGGCGCCGAGCTTCGTCACGTGGGGGCACAACAACAGGTCCGCGCTCGTGCGGGTGCCGCTGTACAAGCCCAACAAGGGCAACAGCTCCCGCGTCGAGTACCGCGCCATCGACTCGGCAGCGAACCCGTACCTCTCCTTCTCCCTCATGCTGGCCGCGGGCCTCAAGGGCATCGAGGAGGGCTACGAGCTCCCGGCCGAGGCCGAGGACAACGTCTGGACGCTGAGCGACGCCGAGCGTCGCGCCCTCGGGTACGCGCCGCTGCCGTCGAGCCTCGACCACGCCGTGCAGATCATGGAGCGCTCCGAGCTCGTCGCCGAGACGCTGGGGGAGCAGGTGTTCAACTATGTCCTGCTCAACAAGCGGCAGGAGTGGCGCGACTACCGCGCCCAGGTGACGCCGTACGAGCTGCGCTCCAACCTCGAGATGCTCTGA
- a CDS encoding bifunctional [glutamine synthetase] adenylyltransferase/[glutamine synthetase]-adenylyl-L-tyrosine phosphorylase encodes MRRGQTLLGPLARAGFARLSEVGEALEEAAALSGWAEADLVEALHSSADPDGALDALVRLLREDPERTRAVLADPDARHRLARVLGSSRGLAEFLARHTVELDAFARPLDGVPAPADVRARLLDAVGAVDGVAGITGPAARTALRVRYRALVARVAAWDLVHPDPLAAVRPVTAALADLAGAALEASLAVARAELSVPGTFGRARPEEIAATRLAVIGMGKAGARELNYVSDVDVIFVAEAATDADGEPVIEPSRAVELATRLAVLTMRGIDEHEIEPALWEVDANLRPEGKAGALVRTLDSHLAYYERWAKDWEFQALLKARPLAGDAELGERYAGAVAPLVWSSASREGFVGQVQRMRTRVTDNIPADQLHQQIKLGPGGIRDIEFTVQLLQLVHGQGDETVRDRSTLAALVALADAGYIGRTEAGEFAKDYRYLRLLEHRLQLDQLRRTHLMPTDEERLRILARSTGLDGRAEELTARWSATKTAVRTLHERLFYRPLLAAVASLPEESLALTSDQAAARLSAIGFVDARGALAHIRALTQGVSRSSAIQRHLLPVLLQWFADGPDPDHGLLAFRRLSEALGESNWFLRMLRDSAGAAQRLAQVLSGSRFVSELLDRVPETAAWLARDEDLRPRTWAALEEEAVATVNRHPTADAAAAALRTLRRREVLRLAIGAIVGVTHVETLGPSLADITTATLRGVMRAIRREDGPWPEFAVVAMGRYGGAELGFGSDADVMYVFRPIAGMDPELAQRRAQLIVSELTRLTEDSRLPLDLDTGLRPEGRNGPVVRSFASYRAYYERWSLTWEAQALLRARGVVGDSGLIADFTALADRIRYPESIGDADVREIKRIKARVENERLPQGADPTRHLKLGRGSLSDVEWLVQLTQLQHAHPHPALRTPTTLGALDAAVASHLVAEDDAARLRDAWLLASRVRSAMTLWTNRTADVLPAERAALDAIARLLEYPPGSASVLEEEYLGVTRRSRAVFERLFYGVDDQPDPRGA; translated from the coding sequence ATGAGACGTGGGCAGACGCTGCTCGGCCCCTTGGCGCGCGCCGGCTTCGCGCGGCTGAGCGAGGTCGGCGAGGCCCTCGAGGAGGCCGCTGCGCTGTCCGGGTGGGCGGAGGCCGACCTCGTGGAGGCCCTGCACTCGAGCGCGGACCCGGACGGCGCCCTCGACGCCCTCGTGCGGCTGCTCCGGGAGGATCCCGAGCGCACGCGCGCCGTGCTCGCCGACCCCGACGCCCGCCATCGGCTGGCGCGCGTGCTCGGATCGTCACGTGGCCTCGCCGAGTTCCTCGCGCGCCACACCGTCGAGCTCGACGCCTTCGCCCGTCCGCTGGATGGCGTACCGGCCCCGGCTGATGTGCGGGCACGACTGCTCGATGCAGTGGGCGCGGTCGACGGCGTGGCGGGGATCACCGGCCCGGCCGCCCGGACGGCCCTGCGCGTCCGTTACCGGGCCCTCGTCGCGCGCGTCGCGGCGTGGGACCTCGTGCACCCCGATCCGCTCGCGGCGGTGCGCCCGGTCACCGCAGCCCTGGCGGACCTCGCGGGCGCGGCCCTCGAGGCGTCGCTCGCCGTCGCGCGCGCGGAGCTGTCCGTCCCCGGGACGTTCGGTCGCGCGCGACCCGAGGAGATCGCCGCGACGCGCCTCGCCGTCATCGGCATGGGCAAGGCCGGCGCCCGCGAGCTCAACTACGTCAGCGACGTCGACGTGATCTTCGTCGCCGAGGCCGCGACGGACGCGGACGGCGAACCGGTCATCGAGCCGTCCCGCGCGGTCGAGCTCGCGACGCGCCTCGCCGTGCTGACCATGCGCGGCATCGACGAACACGAGATCGAGCCGGCCCTCTGGGAGGTCGACGCCAACCTCCGGCCCGAGGGGAAGGCCGGCGCGCTCGTCCGCACGCTCGACTCGCATCTGGCCTACTACGAGCGATGGGCGAAGGACTGGGAGTTCCAGGCGCTGCTCAAGGCCCGCCCGCTGGCCGGCGACGCCGAGCTGGGGGAGCGGTACGCCGGCGCGGTGGCGCCGCTGGTGTGGTCGAGCGCCTCCCGCGAGGGCTTCGTCGGGCAGGTCCAGCGCATGCGCACGCGCGTCACGGACAACATCCCCGCCGACCAGCTGCACCAGCAGATCAAGCTCGGGCCGGGCGGGATCCGCGACATCGAGTTCACCGTGCAGCTCCTGCAGCTCGTGCACGGGCAGGGCGACGAGACCGTCCGGGACCGCAGCACGCTGGCCGCGCTCGTGGCCCTCGCGGACGCGGGCTACATCGGCCGCACGGAGGCCGGCGAGTTCGCCAAGGACTACCGCTACCTCCGGCTCCTGGAGCACCGGCTGCAGCTGGACCAGCTGCGGCGCACGCACCTCATGCCCACCGACGAGGAGCGCCTGCGCATCCTCGCCCGCAGCACCGGCCTCGACGGGCGCGCGGAAGAGCTCACGGCGCGCTGGAGCGCCACGAAGACCGCCGTGCGCACGCTGCACGAGCGGCTGTTCTACCGGCCGCTCCTCGCCGCGGTGGCGTCGCTCCCCGAGGAGTCGCTCGCGCTCACCAGCGACCAGGCGGCAGCGCGCCTCTCCGCCATCGGCTTCGTCGACGCGCGCGGCGCGCTCGCGCACATCCGCGCGCTCACGCAGGGGGTGTCGCGCAGCTCCGCCATCCAGCGCCACCTGCTCCCGGTGCTCCTGCAGTGGTTCGCCGACGGCCCGGATCCCGACCACGGCCTCCTCGCGTTCCGTCGGCTCAGCGAGGCGCTGGGGGAGTCGAACTGGTTCCTCCGGATGCTCCGGGACTCGGCGGGTGCCGCGCAGCGCCTCGCGCAGGTGCTCTCGGGATCCCGCTTCGTGTCGGAGCTGCTGGACCGCGTCCCCGAGACCGCCGCATGGCTCGCGCGCGACGAGGACCTGCGCCCCCGCACCTGGGCTGCCCTCGAGGAGGAGGCCGTCGCCACCGTGAACCGGCATCCCACGGCCGATGCCGCCGCAGCCGCGTTGCGCACGCTCCGCCGCCGCGAGGTCCTGCGCCTCGCCATCGGCGCAATCGTGGGGGTCACGCACGTCGAGACGCTCGGACCGTCGCTGGCCGACATCACCACGGCGACCCTCCGCGGCGTGATGCGCGCCATCCGCCGCGAGGACGGCCCCTGGCCCGAGTTCGCCGTGGTCGCGATGGGCCGCTACGGGGGCGCGGAGCTCGGCTTCGGATCCGACGCCGACGTCATGTACGTGTTCCGCCCGATCGCCGGCATGGATCCCGAGCTCGCCCAACGCCGCGCCCAGCTCATCGTCTCCGAGCTGACGCGCCTCACGGAGGACTCGCGCCTGCCGCTCGACCTCGACACCGGCCTCCGGCCGGAGGGACGAAACGGGCCCGTGGTGCGCTCGTTCGCGTCCTACCGCGCCTACTACGAGCGCTGGTCCCTGACGTGGGAGGCGCAGGCGCTGCTCCGCGCACGCGGGGTCGTCGGTGACAGCGGCCTCATCGCCGACTTCACGGCACTCGCCGACCGCATCCGCTACCCCGAGTCCATCGGCGACGCGGACGTACGCGAGATCAAGCGCATCAAGGCGCGCGTGGAGAACGAGCGGCTCCCGCAGGGTGCGGATCCCACACGGCACCTGAAGCTCGGCCGCGGATCACTCAGCGACGTGGAGTGGCTGGTGCAGCTGACCCAGCTGCAGCACGCGCACCCGCATCCCGCCCTGCGGACGCCGACCACGCTCGGAGCGCTCGACGCCGCCGTGGCGTCGCACCTCGTGGCCGAGGACGACGCGGCGCGTCTGCGGGACGCCTGGCTCCTCGCGTCCCGGGTGCGCTCCGCGATGACGCTCTGGACCAACCGCACGGCCGACGTCCTGCCCGCCGAGCGCGCCGCGCTCGACGCCATCGCGCGGCTGCTCGAGTACCCGCCCGGGTCCGCGTCCGTGCTCGAGGAGGAGTACCTCGGCGTCACCCGCCGCTCCCGTGCCGTCTTCGAGCGCCTGTTCTACGGGGTCGACGACCAGCCGGATCCGCGCGGCGCCTGA
- the glnA gene encoding type I glutamate--ammonia ligase yields MFRDSSEVLAFIKDTDVKFLDIRFTDLPGVQQHFNIPASTVDEEFFSVGQLFDGSSIRGFASIHESDMQLIPDVTTAYIDPFRIERTLIMVFDIYNPRNGEIYARDPRQVAKKAEKFLAASGIADTAFFAPEAEFYIFDDVRYEVNQHTSFYSVDSEEGAWNSGREEEGGNLGNKTPYKGGYFPVSPVDKQADLRDDISLKLIDAGLILERAHHEVGTGGQAEINYRFDTMVHAADDILKFKYIVKNTAEQWGKTATFMPKPLFGDNGSGMHTHQSLWNDGKPLFYDEAGYGGLSDVARWYIGGILKHAPAILAFTNPTVNSYHRLVPGFEAPVNLVYSAGNRSASIRIPITGTNPKAKRIEFRAPDASSNPYLAFAAQLMAGIDGIKNRIEPHEPVDKDLYELPPEEAKGIPQVPASLGAALEALEADHEFLTAGNVFTPDLIETWIEYKREMEIKPLAQRPHPFEFELYYGV; encoded by the coding sequence ATGTTCAGAGACTCATCCGAGGTGCTCGCGTTCATCAAGGACACCGACGTCAAGTTCCTCGATATCCGGTTCACCGACCTCCCCGGGGTGCAGCAGCACTTCAACATCCCCGCTTCCACGGTCGACGAGGAGTTCTTCTCCGTCGGCCAGCTGTTCGACGGCTCCTCCATCCGCGGCTTCGCGAGCATCCATGAGTCGGACATGCAGCTGATCCCGGACGTGACGACGGCGTACATCGACCCGTTCCGCATCGAGCGGACGTTGATCATGGTCTTCGACATCTACAACCCCCGGAATGGCGAGATCTACGCGCGTGATCCGCGTCAGGTGGCGAAGAAGGCGGAGAAGTTCCTCGCGGCGTCCGGGATCGCGGACACGGCGTTCTTCGCGCCGGAGGCGGAGTTCTACATCTTCGATGACGTCCGGTACGAGGTGAACCAGCACACGAGCTTCTACTCGGTGGATTCCGAGGAGGGTGCGTGGAACTCGGGTCGTGAGGAGGAGGGCGGCAACCTCGGGAACAAGACCCCGTACAAGGGCGGCTACTTCCCCGTGAGCCCGGTCGACAAGCAGGCCGATCTCCGTGATGACATCAGCCTGAAGCTGATCGATGCGGGTCTGATCCTGGAGCGTGCGCACCATGAGGTGGGTACCGGTGGGCAGGCGGAGATCAACTACCGGTTCGACACGATGGTGCACGCGGCGGATGACATCCTGAAGTTCAAGTACATCGTGAAGAACACGGCCGAGCAGTGGGGCAAGACGGCGACGTTCATGCCGAAGCCGCTGTTCGGGGACAACGGGTCGGGGATGCACACGCACCAGTCGCTGTGGAACGACGGGAAGCCGTTGTTCTACGACGAGGCCGGCTACGGCGGTCTGTCGGATGTCGCGCGGTGGTACATCGGCGGGATCCTCAAGCACGCGCCCGCGATCCTGGCGTTCACGAACCCGACGGTGAACTCGTACCACCGTCTCGTGCCGGGCTTCGAGGCGCCCGTCAACCTGGTGTATTCGGCGGGGAACCGGTCGGCGTCGATCCGGATCCCGATCACGGGCACGAACCCGAAGGCGAAGCGGATCGAGTTCCGGGCGCCGGATGCGTCGAGCAACCCGTATCTCGCGTTCGCGGCGCAGCTGATGGCCGGGATCGATGGGATCAAGAACCGCATCGAGCCGCACGAGCCGGTCGACAAGGACCTGTACGAGCTGCCGCCCGAGGAGGCGAAGGGCATCCCGCAGGTCCCCGCGTCGCTCGGTGCGGCGTTGGAGGCGCTCGAGGCGGACCATGAGTTCCTCACCGCGGGGAACGTGTTCACGCCGGATCTGATCGAGACGTGGATCGAGTACAAGCGCGAGATGGAGATCAAGCCCCTCGCGCAGCGCCCGCACCCGTTCGAGTTCGAGCTGTACTACGGCGTCTGA
- a CDS encoding RDD family protein — protein MPATPTNPDLGDPGRNRWPGERLGLPERGRGSVARAGRRIVGICIDWALAVLISWAFFAYDATATLVIFAVMQYVLIVTLGGSVGHVVLGMRVRPLGGGYVSLWRPALRTVLLCLVVPAVVWNADQRGLHDVFSGTVLVRTS, from the coding sequence GTGCCCGCGACTCCCACGAACCCCGACCTCGGCGATCCCGGCCGCAACCGCTGGCCGGGGGAGCGGCTCGGGCTGCCGGAGCGCGGCCGGGGCTCCGTCGCCCGCGCCGGTCGGCGCATCGTGGGCATCTGCATCGACTGGGCCCTCGCCGTCCTGATCTCCTGGGCCTTCTTCGCCTACGACGCCACAGCCACTCTCGTGATCTTCGCCGTGATGCAGTACGTCCTCATCGTCACCCTCGGAGGGAGCGTCGGGCACGTCGTGCTCGGGATGCGCGTGCGCCCGCTCGGCGGCGGATACGTGTCGCTGTGGCGACCGGCCCTTCGCACGGTGCTGCTGTGCCTGGTGGTCCCCGCCGTCGTGTGGAACGCCGACCAGCGGGGTCTCCACGACGTGTTCTCGGGGACGGTGCTGGTCCGCACCTCGTGA
- a CDS encoding J domain-containing protein, with protein sequence MDPSSAAVLLGVDADADRPTISRAYLRRARETHPDRLPGATPQQLRTAHERFVQLTLARDVLLLRGRGATGDAAPPATGQGPAHQGPMPPNPPRPQPTSERLSPYGRSRRERARRGLGPSIAAVCALAGVLVVVVSFQDSTRARFTTVGADLTQGAVVVPVEDPASRASECVDTTSCTLLDMTAPEDCSAALVRFEVTTGRSDDGRETESRELGAVRAGSPARVVLGGVDPELVYLGCEPG encoded by the coding sequence ATGGATCCGTCCTCCGCTGCGGTGCTGCTCGGCGTCGACGCGGACGCCGACCGCCCGACCATCAGCCGCGCGTACCTCCGACGGGCGCGCGAGACGCATCCCGACCGGCTTCCCGGTGCGACGCCGCAGCAGCTGAGGACCGCGCACGAGCGCTTCGTCCAGCTGACCCTCGCGAGGGACGTGCTCCTCCTTCGAGGGCGCGGGGCGACGGGAGACGCGGCTCCTCCCGCGACGGGCCAGGGGCCGGCGCATCAGGGACCGATGCCGCCGAACCCGCCCCGGCCGCAGCCGACGTCGGAGCGGCTGTCCCCCTACGGCCGTTCTCGACGCGAGCGGGCCCGACGCGGTCTGGGGCCGTCCATCGCCGCGGTCTGCGCGCTGGCCGGCGTCCTGGTCGTCGTGGTCAGCTTCCAGGACTCGACGCGGGCGCGGTTCACGACGGTCGGCGCCGACCTCACGCAGGGCGCGGTCGTCGTCCCCGTCGAGGATCCTGCGTCGCGCGCGAGCGAGTGCGTGGACACCACCTCGTGCACGCTCCTCGACATGACGGCCCCGGAGGACTGCAGCGCGGCGCTCGTCCGCTTCGAGGTGACGACCGGGAGGTCCGACGACGGGCGGGAGACCGAGAGCCGGGAGCTGGGCGCGGTGCGCGCCGGGTCACCCGCCCGCGTGGTGCTGGGCGGGGTCGACCCCGAGCTCGTGTACCTCGGATGCGAGCCCGGCTGA
- a CDS encoding DUF4191 domain-containing protein — MARKTASKKAPKEPGRIKQMWQVFQMTRRYDKSSVWWMLLALLGPIVVGVLLAVFATGGSWLTAILFVIAGVFAGILAFLIVLGRKAERAAYLQIKGQPGAVGVVLRSSLKRGWVGSEMPVAVNGKSQDAVYRAVGRPGVALIGEGPKSRTTRMLEDERRKIARVLPNVPVHFVFVGPDADSVELHKLAGRLQRFPRTITKAEVLAVNNRLTSLGQNSMPIPKGVDPFKVRPSRAR, encoded by the coding sequence ATGGCCCGCAAGACAGCCTCGAAGAAGGCACCCAAGGAACCCGGCCGCATCAAGCAGATGTGGCAGGTCTTCCAGATGACCCGGCGGTACGACAAGAGCTCGGTCTGGTGGATGCTCCTGGCGCTGCTGGGTCCCATCGTCGTGGGCGTCCTGCTGGCGGTCTTCGCGACCGGCGGGAGCTGGCTCACCGCCATCCTCTTCGTCATCGCCGGCGTGTTCGCGGGCATCCTGGCCTTCCTCATCGTCCTCGGACGCAAGGCGGAGCGTGCGGCCTACCTGCAGATCAAGGGCCAGCCCGGAGCCGTCGGCGTGGTCCTCCGCAGCTCGCTCAAGCGGGGATGGGTCGGCAGCGAGATGCCGGTCGCCGTGAACGGGAAGTCGCAGGACGCCGTGTACCGCGCCGTCGGGCGCCCCGGCGTGGCCCTCATCGGCGAGGGCCCGAAGAGCCGCACGACGCGCATGCTCGAGGACGAGCGCCGGAAGATCGCCCGTGTGCTCCCCAACGTCCCCGTCCACTTCGTGTTCGTCGGACCCGACGCCGACTCGGTCGAGCTCCACAAGCTCGCCGGTCGCCTGCAGCGGTTCCCCCGCACCATCACGAAGGCGGAGGTCCTGGCGGTGAACAACCGCCTGACCTCCCTCGGGCAGAACAGCATGCCCATCCCCAAGGGCGTCGATCCGTTCAAGGTCCGTCCGTCCCGGGCACGCTGA
- a CDS encoding protein kinase domain-containing protein, which translates to MDDGRAHAHDGRVSSEDQGTWSSDRAVDLRRSASAKERALRRRRSAARPLPDAAGASGTVVAGYRLVRLVGRGTRCEVHLARPCRTHDAAVGSADNVAVKIVPATERSRGEAEIVALQAVSSEHVVTLRDVATLADGSLCIVQSLGQRGTASALLGRRGSITPGETVTLVASVLRGLGDLHDAGIAHGAVDLTHVVLDATGRPLLSGLGASRVVGGEVGAGADGSVGADPVEQDLVRVSRIVQALREPADARGRASEDRWDDWLALLDSAIHGESDLTAHDLADRLLDVADAAPLADAGAPPRSSDDDRVLPSSSDDDRVLPRDAALGAVRPRPLGVSTTQRTRTRRGFLPVARGRRAGHRRHRAVREPRADDARSRQRALRVRVTAELASVRPRIWALGASALLLLVAGAVAVPALTGPARGATAAPTSVPTPPASASVEGAPSTTSDADVEATASPDPDVAAPALLRLRASCLRGGDVGCLREVDEDGSAAEDADRSAVASDATAVLEAAALHAADLLGPAQRLGDSALVGLRPQVEPGSESPAPGRRPASLLIVRGEAGWRIRDLMDDR; encoded by the coding sequence ATGGATGACGGACGCGCTCACGCGCACGACGGGCGGGTCTCGAGTGAGGACCAGGGCACCTGGTCGTCCGACAGGGCGGTCGACCTGCGTCGATCGGCATCCGCCAAGGAGCGAGCGCTGCGGAGGCGGAGGAGCGCGGCACGCCCGCTTCCCGACGCGGCGGGCGCCAGCGGCACCGTCGTCGCGGGATATCGCCTCGTGCGGCTCGTCGGGAGGGGCACGCGCTGTGAGGTGCACCTCGCCCGACCCTGCCGAACCCATGACGCCGCGGTCGGTTCGGCGGACAACGTCGCGGTGAAGATCGTGCCCGCGACCGAGCGCAGCCGCGGGGAGGCGGAGATCGTCGCTCTGCAGGCGGTGTCCTCCGAGCACGTCGTCACGCTGAGGGACGTCGCCACTCTGGCCGACGGCAGCCTGTGCATCGTGCAGTCGCTCGGCCAGCGTGGCACGGCGTCTGCCCTGCTCGGCCGACGCGGCAGCATCACGCCCGGCGAGACCGTGACCCTCGTCGCGTCCGTGCTCCGAGGGCTGGGCGACCTCCACGACGCGGGCATCGCGCATGGCGCGGTCGACCTGACGCACGTGGTCCTCGACGCCACGGGGCGTCCGCTGCTGAGCGGGCTCGGCGCCTCCCGCGTCGTCGGCGGAGAGGTGGGGGCGGGCGCGGACGGCAGCGTCGGGGCCGACCCCGTCGAACAGGACCTGGTGCGCGTGTCGCGGATCGTCCAGGCGCTGCGCGAACCGGCGGACGCTCGCGGACGCGCATCCGAGGACCGGTGGGACGACTGGCTGGCGCTCCTCGACTCCGCCATCCACGGGGAGTCCGATCTCACCGCGCACGACCTCGCCGACCGGCTCCTCGACGTCGCGGACGCAGCCCCCCTGGCCGACGCGGGCGCCCCGCCGCGCTCCTCCGACGACGATCGCGTGCTGCCGAGCTCCTCCGACGACGATCGCGTGCTGCCGCGCGATGCGGCGCTCGGCGCTGTCCGCCCCCGTCCCCTCGGCGTCAGCACCACGCAGAGGACCCGGACCCGCCGTGGGTTCCTGCCCGTCGCGCGGGGGCGACGGGCAGGTCACCGTCGGCATCGTGCGGTGCGTGAGCCTCGGGCGGACGACGCTCGATCACGTCAGCGGGCGCTGCGGGTTCGGGTCACGGCCGAGCTCGCCTCGGTGCGCCCGCGCATCTGGGCGCTCGGAGCCTCCGCGCTCCTGCTCCTGGTCGCCGGCGCCGTCGCGGTGCCCGCCCTCACCGGCCCCGCTCGCGGCGCGACGGCAGCGCCGACGAGCGTGCCCACGCCCCCAGCGTCCGCGTCCGTGGAGGGCGCACCATCGACGACATCGGATGCCGACGTGGAGGCGACGGCCTCGCCGGATCCCGATGTCGCGGCCCCCGCGCTCCTCCGCCTCCGTGCCTCCTGCCTCCGCGGGGGCGACGTCGGCTGCCTGCGCGAGGTGGACGAGGACGGCTCCGCGGCGGAGGACGCCGATCGCAGCGCCGTCGCGTCCGATGCGACGGCCGTCCTGGAGGCTGCCGCGCTCCACGCCGCGGATCTCCTCGGCCCTGCTCAGCGTCTCGGTGACAGCGCGCTCGTCGGCCTGCGACCCCAGGTCGAGCCCGGATCCGAGTCGCCGGCTCCCGGACGCCGACCGGCCTCCCTCCTGATCGTCAGGGGAGAGGCCGGGTGGCGGATCAGGGACCTGATGGACGACCGATGA
- the sucB gene encoding 2-oxoglutarate dehydrogenase, E2 component, dihydrolipoamide succinyltransferase — MSESVNLPALGESVTEGTVTRWLKNVGDHVEVDEPLLEVSTDKVDTEIPSPVAGVIEEILVQEDETVEVGAVLVRIGDGSGGGDAPAEEPAAEQAAEPEPAADEAVEETVIPSTEADDDSEAPAPVEPEPAPAAEQADPEPTPAPAPAAPAPVAATPAPAPAAAAAPAASPAPAASGNAGYVTPLVRKLANERGVDISSVVGTGVGGRIRKEDVLAAAEAAASKSAPAAAASAAPVAAPLETSPLRGTTAKMSRMRKLIADRAVVSMQSTAQLTSVVEVDVTKVARFRDRVKGDFLEKTGVKLSFLPFFALAAAEALKAYPVVNATVDGDSIVYPDHENISIAVDTERGLLTPVVKNAEGKNLAQFASEIADLAARTRDNKLSPDELAGGTFTLTNTGSRGALFDTPVVFLPQSAILGTGIVTKRPVVITADGQDTIAIRSTVYLALSYDHRIVDGADASRFLVAVKNRLEAGAFDADLGI, encoded by the coding sequence ATGAGCGAATCCGTCAACCTCCCCGCACTCGGCGAGAGCGTCACCGAGGGCACGGTGACCCGCTGGCTCAAGAACGTCGGCGACCACGTCGAGGTCGACGAGCCCCTGCTCGAGGTGTCGACCGACAAGGTCGACACCGAGATCCCGTCGCCGGTCGCCGGCGTCATCGAGGAGATCCTCGTCCAGGAGGACGAGACCGTCGAGGTCGGCGCCGTGCTGGTCCGCATCGGCGACGGTTCCGGCGGGGGCGACGCTCCCGCAGAGGAGCCGGCCGCCGAGCAGGCCGCTGAGCCCGAGCCGGCAGCCGACGAAGCCGTCGAGGAGACCGTGATCCCCTCCACCGAAGCGGACGACGACTCCGAGGCCCCTGCGCCCGTCGAGCCCGAGCCGGCTCCCGCCGCCGAGCAGGCCGACCCCGAGCCGACCCCGGCTCCCGCGCCCGCCGCTCCCGCACCCGTGGCCGCGACCCCCGCTCCGGCGCCTGCCGCGGCCGCGGCTCCCGCCGCCTCCCCGGCTCCCGCCGCCTCCGGCAACGCGGGCTACGTGACTCCGCTCGTCCGCAAGCTCGCCAACGAGCGCGGCGTGGACATCAGCTCGGTCGTCGGCACCGGCGTGGGAGGTCGCATCCGCAAGGAGGACGTGCTGGCCGCCGCCGAGGCTGCCGCGTCTAAGAGCGCCCCGGCGGCAGCCGCCTCGGCTGCTCCGGTCGCCGCGCCCCTCGAGACGTCGCCGCTCCGTGGCACCACCGCCAAGATGTCCCGCATGCGCAAGCTCATCGCCGACCGTGCGGTCGTGTCGATGCAGTCCACCGCGCAGCTCACCTCGGTGGTGGAGGTCGACGTCACCAAGGTGGCCCGCTTCCGTGACCGCGTGAAGGGTGACTTCCTGGAGAAGACCGGCGTCAAGCTGTCGTTCCTCCCCTTCTTCGCCCTCGCCGCCGCCGAGGCCCTCAAGGCCTACCCCGTCGTCAACGCGACGGTCGACGGCGACAGCATCGTCTACCCCGACCACGAGAACATCAGCATCGCGGTCGACACGGAGCGCGGCTTGCTCACCCCCGTCGTGAAGAACGCCGAGGGCAAGAACCTGGCGCAGTTCGCTTCGGAGATCGCGGACCTCGCCGCCCGGACGCGCGACAACAAGCTGTCCCCCGACGAGCTGGCCGGCGGAACCTTCACGCTGACCAACACCGGCTCGCGCGGTGCGCTGTTCGACACCCCCGTGGTGTTCCTCCCGCAGTCCGCCATCCTCGGCACCGGCATCGTCACCAAGCGCCCCGTGGTCATCACGGCGGACGGGCAGGACACCATCGCCATCCGCTCCACCGTCTACCTCGCCCTGTCCTACGACCACCGGATCGTCGACGGTGCCGACGCGTCGCGCTTCCTCGTGGCCGTCAAGAACCGCCTCGAGGCGGGTGCGTTCGACGCCGACCTGGGCATCTAG